The genomic stretch ggatgcagttctgtaggcGGTGTATGAATCaagtcaccgtgcacctgacactgctGACATTTCCGGATGAAACTGAAAcaatctttttccatagtcatccaataatagcctactcggaggattttctttgccaggaCGTATCCATTCATGTAGGGTCCACATACCCCTACGCGcacttcatgcatgattcttcctgcCTCTTCGACATCCACACATCTTACCAAAttgagatctggagtccttttgtacaaaacctcaccgctcaagaagaaaccgcCTGTAAGCCGTCTAATGGTTCTATTTTGGTCTGTATTGGCTTTCTCATGATATTTTTTCGTTTTCAgaaatctcttgatatcatgataccatggctggaCATTTGGTTCTACCTTAACCATATTGCTataaccatgcctttctcggatttggatttccaatgggTCAATGTGGAGATTGCCTGGATACGgcaacatcgaggccaaagtagcgagtgcatcgTCTAATTCATTGTGAAAACGAgaaatgtacctgaactcgactgACTTGAACCGTTTGCTAAGATCCTCCATATGTTGCctgtaaggaataagcttgacatcccgagtttcccattcaccctgagcaTGTTGGATAATCAAGTCTAAATCCCCCATGATCAAAAGTTCTTTAActtcttggtcgattgccatattCATACCCAGAATGCAGGCTTCGTATTCAACGGTGTTGTTTATGCAGAAATATCAAAGACGAGTTGTGGCTGGATAGTGCTAACCactgggtgagatcaagattgccccaatcccGACATCTTTCGCGTTCacagctccatcgaaaaacattttccaagcattggtgtcttctgatgttacctcaactgaatttacctccTCGTCCGGGAAGTAAGTACTCAAGGGCTGATATTCATCATCGACGGGATTTTCAGCTAGGTGAGCTGCTaaagcctgggctttcattgccgtgcggttGACATAGACTATGTGAAATTTAGTGAGCATgatctgccattttgctagcTGCCCTGTGGGcattggcttctggaatatgtacttcaaagggtccatcctggtgatgaggtaagtggtataggccaacaagtaatgcctaagcttctgagcgacccaagttagagTGCACCAAGTTTTTTTCTAGCAAAGTGTATTTGTCTTCATAACTGGTAAACTTCTAGCTTAGATAGTAGATTGCCTGCTCTCTCTTTCCAGTCACATCGTGTTGCCTGAGGACACAACCAaaggaattttccaagactgtcaaatacaataACAAAGGCCTCCCGGGTttaggtgggaccaagactggcgggttcgacagatattctttgattttgtcaaaggcttcttgacactcatccgtCCATTTAATCGCTACATCTTTCTTTAGcagcttgaagatgggttcacatgtggaagtcaactgagcaatgaattgGCTAATGTAGTTCCACCTTCCAAGCATGCTCatgacctctttcttggttcttggaggaggcaaatcccg from Nicotiana sylvestris chromosome 12, ASM39365v2, whole genome shotgun sequence encodes the following:
- the LOC104228060 gene encoding uncharacterized protein, whose product is MAIDQEVKELLIMGDLDLIIQHAQGEWETRDVKLIPYRQHMEDLSKRFKSVEFRYISRFHNELDDALATLASMLPYPGNLHIDPLEIQIRERHGYSNMVKVEPNVQPWYHDIKRFLKTKKYHEKANTDQNRTIRRLTGGFFLSGEVLYKRTPDLNLVRCVDVEEAGRIMHEVRVGVCGPYMNGYVLAKKILRVGYYWMTMEKDCFSFIRKCQQCQVHGDLIHTPPTELHPMSAPWPFAA